In Triticum urartu cultivar G1812 chromosome 6, Tu2.1, whole genome shotgun sequence, the following proteins share a genomic window:
- the LOC125514956 gene encoding THO complex subunit 7B: MLTKGRRVAGRGEDMSAHYAFGPHEDDAIIKHRLLTRTTTTRGEPPLKKLQKKFMSFATEVEKDADNTSDCERLYKAFLQEINTFELPLLKSKAVVDANLREKESFNELQVEIQRQILQAQTDIEDLKKQLEQSKIERQHKEECEAIRKLISSQPPRSETEKLIANLEKEIANLEAESAACTRTLELRKKQFALLLHVVEELQISIEDEQRNIADELRAATEEPKLSIEEGSGGASDAMAVD; the protein is encoded by the exons ATGCTTACCAAAGGGAGGAGAGTTGCCGGGAGGGGTGAAGACATGTCTGCACATTATGCATTTGGGCCACATGAGGATGATGCGATTATCAAACATCGGCTTCTGACTAGGACCACAACTACCAGGGGTGAACCACCCCTAAAGAAGCTCCAAAAGAAGTTCATGTCCTTCGCCACCGAGGTAGAGAAGGATGCAGACAATACAAGTGACTGTGAGAGGCTGTACAAGGCCTTTCTGCAGGAAATAAACACTTTTGAGCTGCCTCTTCTAAAAAGCAAGGCTGTAGTTGATGCAAATCTCAGGGAAAAGGAGAGCTTCAACGAGCTGCAGGTTGAGATCCAGCGACAAATCTTGCAAGCTCAGACTGATATTGAGGATCTTAAAAAGCAACTTGAGCAAAGCAAGATTGAGAGGCAGCACAAAGAGGAGTGTGAAGCAATCAGAAAACTGATTTCCTCGCAGCCTCCACGGTCAGAAACCGAGAAACTTATCGCTAATCTTGAGAAGGAGATAGCTAATTTGGAGGCCGAGAGTGCAGCATGTACAAGGACGTTAGAGCTTAGGAAGAAGCAGTTTGCTCTTCTTCTTCATGTG GTGGAGGAATTGCAAATCTCGAtcgaagatgagcaaaggaacaTAGCAGATGAGCTGAGAGCAGCCACTGAAGAGCCAAAGTTGAGCATAGAGGAAGGCAGCGGCGGTGCTTCGGATGCGATGGCTGTAGACTGA